A window of the Pyrodictium abyssi genome harbors these coding sequences:
- a CDS encoding MoaD/ThiS family protein: MDLKVRAVFIQEFYEIMGRFQAEVELPEGSTVRDLIDYIDREIKSGFRSLVLDDKGGVKYPVEIAVNGRRIDFLDGLDTKLRDGDKVLFSPRALFVV, translated from the coding sequence GTGGACTTGAAGGTAAGGGCTGTATTTATCCAGGAGTTCTACGAGATCATGGGAAGATTCCAGGCCGAGGTTGAGCTTCCCGAGGGCTCCACGGTAAGAGACCTCATAGACTATATAGACCGCGAGATTAAGAGCGGGTTCCGGAGCCTTGTACTCGACGATAAGGGCGGCGTCAAATACCCCGTAGAGATAGCTGTTAACGGCCGACGCATCGACTTTCTAGACGGGCTTGACACAAAGCTCCGTGACGGGGACAAGGTGCTATTCTCGCCGCGGGCACTCTTCGTAGTCTAA
- a CDS encoding MATE family efflux transporter, whose product MSDTTRHSKEEGLLSLRQRILEAPLMPTMLRLSAPLMIGNLVSSLYWLIDALWLGLLGVKQLSIPTLAYYPFLVVYAFIAGLSMAAVSLVSQTLGRGDKDEVIEVVNRVLGASLAIAVVAGLVGFAAAPLFIELLGVSSDMASAATTYLRVQFLALPFATLMYTFRLISSSLGDTRTPSTLLIVALLLNIVLDPLLIFGIWVFPRFEVLGAAIASLVSRLAISLVIVALMVRGFHGVRLAPRLMAPSRRVLAVMASVGLPVGLNSSVAHAAEYLLVGLVTRIDMLVGTVAALAAYTIGFRVLDVLRSVVDALSQGAAVVIGQSLGAGLEERAKAAVNTLTWLLLVVLSLSGLLFVYEGDGVAGLFTDDSLAIQETWRYLSVLGLSLPLLTFFMTAWSIAIATGKTKVITYIAIARAVLIRLPLAYILAFLVGMKSMGIWAAIAASNAAVGLLSMVWVTRGKWVEAAALRKYEAS is encoded by the coding sequence ATGTCAGATACTACGCGGCATAGCAAGGAAGAGGGCCTACTAAGCCTGAGGCAACGCATACTAGAAGCACCCCTAATGCCTACTATGCTGCGGCTCTCGGCACCACTAATGATAGGAAACCTTGTCAGCAGCCTCTACTGGCTCATAGACGCGCTCTGGCTGGGCCTACTCGGCGTAAAACAGCTCTCCATACCAACCCTGGCCTACTACCCCTTCCTCGTAGTATACGCGTTCATCGCAGGACTATCCATGGCGGCTGTATCGCTTGTAAGCCAGACTCTAGGGCGCGGCGACAAAGACGAAGTAATAGAGGTGGTTAACAGGGTTCTCGGCGCATCGCTAGCCATAGCGGTGGTGGCGGGGCTCGTAGGCTTCGCCGCAGCCCCTCTCTTCATAGAGCTGCTCGGAGTGAGCAGCGATATGGCCTCTGCGGCCACCACGTATCTTCGTGTACAGTTCCTCGCTCTCCCCTTCGCCACACTCATGTACACGTTTCGTCTGATATCATCCTCCCTAGGCGACACCCGGACACCCTCAACACTCCTTATCGTTGCGCTACTGCTCAACATTGTTCTGGACCCGCTTCTCATATTCGGTATATGGGTGTTCCCCCGGTTCGAGGTGCTAGGGGCAGCGATAGCCTCCCTCGTTTCGAGGCTAGCAATATCGCTCGTCATAGTGGCTTTGATGGTTCGTGGCTTCCACGGCGTGAGGCTCGCCCCCCGGCTCATGGCTCCTAGCCGCCGTGTTCTCGCGGTAATGGCGTCTGTGGGCCTACCCGTAGGGCTCAACTCCTCAGTGGCCCACGCTGCAGAGTACCTGCTTGTAGGCCTAGTTACCCGGATAGACATGCTAGTGGGCACTGTGGCCGCGCTAGCGGCCTATACGATAGGCTTCCGCGTGCTAGACGTACTCCGCTCGGTAGTAGACGCGTTGTCCCAGGGAGCTGCGGTCGTGATAGGCCAGTCTCTGGGCGCGGGGCTTGAGGAGCGTGCAAAGGCGGCGGTCAATACGCTAACGTGGCTGCTGCTGGTAGTGCTGTCTCTCTCCGGCCTACTGTTCGTGTACGAGGGGGACGGGGTAGCCGGGCTCTTTACAGACGACAGCCTCGCGATCCAGGAGACATGGCGCTACTTATCCGTCCTCGGGCTTAGCCTGCCGCTACTCACCTTCTTCATGACGGCCTGGAGTATAGCCATAGCCACCGGCAAGACCAAGGTCATAACGTACATAGCGATAGCCAGGGCGGTTCTCATAAGGCTTCCACTGGCATACATACTAGCCTTCCTCGTGGGCATGAAGAGTATGGGTATATGGGCCGCCATAGCAGCCAGTAATGCAGCTGTGGGCCTGCTCTCAATGGTGTGGGTCACTAGGGGTAAGTGGGTGGAGGCAGCGGCTCTCAGAAAGTATGAGGCCAGCTAG
- the hisC gene encoding histidinol-phosphate transaminase yields MPVKVKPWLENTEGYQPRSYTRIRARLDLNESPYPPPERVVEAVAREAARGNRYPEQEQLQRLLELLSGYTGAAPEQIVVGLGGDMVLEKAFTLVLGPGGRAAYPWPSFSMYEVYTRQNGGEPATVELRPEGDRWKLDWPRFSETAERAQIAAIDNPNNPTGSLIVPGEDELAELLERLGKRGVLLILDEAYYEFSGVTYSGLTESYDNLLVVRTLSKAFSLAGLRIGYALAHPRLAGMLCSLMPPFLPRTSIAAAIAALEEPSYAEKVVEAIRGEREWLAAQLRRLPGVRVYSSHTNFLLVETRVDNVVDRLAERGVAVRRVPLGSNWLRVTVGTPAENRVLVEALAEVISSLE; encoded by the coding sequence GTGCCGGTAAAGGTCAAACCCTGGCTCGAGAACACAGAGGGCTATCAGCCGAGGAGCTACACGCGTATAAGAGCCAGGCTCGACCTTAACGAGTCCCCCTACCCGCCCCCCGAGAGGGTCGTCGAGGCCGTCGCCCGGGAGGCTGCCCGGGGCAACCGGTACCCAGAGCAGGAGCAGCTCCAGCGCCTCCTGGAGCTCCTCTCCGGGTACACCGGGGCGGCCCCAGAGCAGATAGTAGTCGGGCTAGGCGGCGACATGGTGCTGGAGAAAGCGTTCACCCTGGTACTAGGCCCCGGGGGCAGGGCCGCCTACCCCTGGCCCTCCTTCAGCATGTACGAGGTCTACACCAGGCAGAACGGCGGCGAGCCAGCCACCGTGGAGCTGAGGCCGGAGGGCGATAGGTGGAAGCTAGACTGGCCCCGGTTCTCCGAGACAGCGGAGCGCGCCCAGATAGCCGCCATAGACAACCCGAACAACCCCACTGGGAGCCTCATAGTCCCAGGCGAGGACGAGCTAGCCGAGCTGCTGGAGAGGCTCGGGAAGAGAGGAGTCCTGCTCATACTCGACGAGGCCTACTACGAGTTCAGCGGCGTAACCTACTCAGGGCTCACCGAGAGCTACGACAACCTCCTCGTGGTGCGCACCCTCAGCAAGGCGTTCTCCCTGGCCGGCCTCCGCATAGGCTATGCTCTGGCACACCCCAGGCTAGCGGGCATGCTCTGCAGCCTAATGCCGCCCTTCCTCCCCCGGACCAGCATAGCTGCGGCGATAGCGGCCCTAGAGGAGCCCAGCTACGCGGAGAAGGTGGTAGAGGCCATACGGGGCGAACGGGAGTGGCTAGCAGCACAGCTCCGCCGGCTCCCCGGCGTACGCGTCTACAGCTCGCACACTAACTTCCTCCTGGTAGAGACCAGGGTGGACAACGTGGTTGATAGGCTGGCGGAGCGCGGTGTTGCGGTGCGCCGTGTACCGCTCGGCAGCAACTGGCTACGCGTGACTGTGGGCACCCCTGCCGAGAATAGGGTGCTTGTTGAGGCCCTAGCGGAAGTTATTAGCAGTTTAGAATAA